A portion of the Deltaproteobacteria bacterium genome contains these proteins:
- a CDS encoding glycosyltransferase, producing the protein MNRHEKRDSICFLTNAYPDPASPYPMYGRFIGELAEQIVRNDFRVSVVTPRIFRHSKACETRGQERIYRFWFWSDNRLLIEHRRIPAVKMVTYLLSGTLLGLRVVTKDHCGLIHAHWALPAGLIAVVVGRVLRIPVVVTVHGSDARLAFEKKGLLRMLFAWTLKRADSVTAVSRNIAEEIRALGIVEDKTIVFPMGVSDRFFRSRPAGALLPGPEGRTVIVSNRHLLPLYNVGCLIDAIPHVVHDSSDVLFLIAGDGRARPALEARVERRGLAPWVRFLGAVDHEQMPALLESSHIYVSTSPSDGTSLSLLEAMACGLFPVVTDIPANREWIEEGVNGFLVPPDDEIALAERIKQAVRDEAMRRRAGLVNMELARQKASWPEICRILMRTYRLLAAI; encoded by the coding sequence ATGAACAGGCATGAAAAGAGAGATTCGATCTGTTTCTTGACCAATGCCTATCCAGACCCCGCGAGTCCATATCCCATGTACGGCCGGTTTATCGGAGAACTGGCCGAACAGATCGTCCGGAATGATTTCCGGGTCTCGGTGGTCACGCCTCGCATTTTCCGGCACAGCAAGGCCTGCGAAACCAGGGGACAGGAGCGAATCTACAGGTTCTGGTTCTGGTCTGACAATCGGCTGTTGATCGAACACCGGCGGATCCCGGCAGTAAAAATGGTGACCTATCTCCTTTCGGGAACGCTGCTGGGACTGCGGGTGGTCACGAAGGACCACTGCGGCCTGATACATGCCCACTGGGCTCTCCCTGCAGGATTGATAGCCGTTGTGGTGGGTAGGGTCCTGAGGATCCCGGTTGTCGTTACGGTCCATGGATCGGACGCACGCCTTGCCTTTGAGAAAAAGGGACTCTTGAGGATGCTCTTCGCGTGGACCTTGAAGAGAGCCGATTCCGTGACCGCCGTTAGCCGCAACATCGCCGAGGAGATCAGGGCCCTTGGAATCGTGGAGGACAAGACCATTGTGTTTCCCATGGGGGTCTCAGACAGATTCTTCCGTTCCCGCCCAGCCGGGGCGCTCCTACCCGGGCCGGAAGGCAGGACCGTGATCGTGAGCAACCGGCATCTTCTTCCCCTCTATAATGTGGGTTGCCTGATTGATGCGATACCTCACGTGGTGCATGACTCGAGTGATGTCTTGTTTCTCATTGCCGGCGATGGCCGGGCCAGGCCCGCCCTGGAAGCAAGGGTGGAGCGGAGGGGCCTCGCCCCCTGGGTTCGGTTTCTGGGAGCGGTCGACCACGAGCAGATGCCGGCCCTTTTGGAATCTTCTCACATCTATGTCTCGACCTCTCCGTCCGACGGGACGTCCCTTTCTCTGCTGGAAGCCATGGCCTGCGGGCTATTTCCCGTGGTGACCGACATCCCGGCCAACCGCGAGTGGATAGAAGAGGGCGTCAATGGATTCCTCGTTCCTCCGGACGACGAAATCGCCCTGGCGGAAAGAATAAAGCAAGCAGTCAGGGACGAAGCCATGAGACGAAGAGCGGGGCTGGTGAACATGGAGCTCGCAAGACAGAAGGCGTCGTGGCCGGAGATCTGCAGGATACTCATGCGAACCTACCGACTTCTGGCGGCCATATGA
- a CDS encoding glycosyltransferase: protein MDISVIIPMYNEADNVASTLSRISAVLEKANRTYELIPVDDGSNDETLSIARDMETRDPHIRAVSYPNNIGRGKALRVGFAEARGEIVVSIDADLSYDPEYILDLVRVLDEEDDVDVVLASPYMKGGRTEKVPLARLLVSRVGNMILSFSLPGKFKTVTCVFRAYRKRVLDSLELESTGKEIHLEILSKVLALGYRVKEIPATLRGRRKGKSKFRFRGTAISHLMFSVLQKPMIIFGITGIGLLVGGLIMGGYIVYLKYAGSLNPVRPLMTMVILFLLAGIQLLSFGFIAILIGILRKEILKLQRGNLEIRHEIRRSPAPGCRE, encoded by the coding sequence TTGGACATCTCGGTCATTATCCCCATGTACAACGAGGCTGACAACGTCGCCTCGACACTCTCCAGGATCAGCGCCGTCCTGGAAAAGGCCAACAGAACCTATGAGCTCATCCCTGTAGACGACGGGAGTAACGATGAAACCCTCTCAATCGCCCGCGATATGGAGACGAGGGATCCCCACATAAGGGCTGTCTCCTATCCCAACAACATCGGCCGTGGCAAGGCACTCAGGGTGGGATTTGCCGAGGCACGGGGAGAGATAGTCGTATCGATTGATGCTGACCTGAGCTATGACCCTGAATACATCCTGGATCTTGTCCGCGTTCTCGATGAGGAGGATGACGTCGACGTTGTTCTCGCCTCTCCATATATGAAGGGGGGCAGAACCGAAAAGGTTCCACTGGCGAGGCTCCTGGTGAGCCGCGTGGGGAACATGATCCTCAGTTTCTCTCTGCCCGGGAAGTTCAAAACGGTCACCTGCGTATTCCGGGCCTACCGGAAAAGGGTTTTGGACTCCCTGGAGCTTGAATCCACGGGAAAAGAGATCCACCTCGAAATCCTTTCAAAGGTCCTGGCCCTCGGGTATAGGGTAAAGGAGATCCCCGCCACGCTTAGAGGGCGGAGGAAGGGGAAGTCCAAATTCAGGTTCAGGGGCACTGCGATCTCCCACCTGATGTTTTCTGTCCTGCAGAAACCGATGATCATCTTCGGAATCACGGGAATCGGACTTTTGGTCGGCGGCCTCATCATGGGGGGGTATATCGTCTACTTGAAATACGCGGGCAGCCTCAACCCGGTCCGGCCCCTGATGACAATGGTCATCCTCTTCCTGCTCGCTGGAATTCAGCTTCTCTCCTTTGGATTTATCGCGATTCTCATCGGCATATTGAGGAAGGAGATTCTCAAGCTTCAGAGAGGCAACCTCGAGATAAGACACGAGATCAGGAGATCCCCAGCACCCGGCTGTAGAGAATGA
- a CDS encoding prepilin-type N-terminal cleavage/methylation domain-containing protein: MTRNEKGLTFIELLAVVAIVAILAAVSVVSYRSYMVRARLQDAKVALETVRAEEEQYRAEFGHYCAPNSLNFFGGAAQVDVGDYRIQFTSQNQTNYRVQADPQTVRQSFARNSKYGGWISINQNGDRDHQPGGQNRWP, from the coding sequence TTGACGAGGAATGAAAAGGGTCTGACCTTTATCGAACTTCTCGCGGTAGTCGCGATTGTAGCGATCCTGGCAGCAGTGAGTGTCGTGTCGTACCGCTCCTATATGGTCAGGGCAAGACTCCAGGATGCAAAGGTGGCTCTGGAGACGGTCCGGGCTGAAGAGGAGCAGTACCGAGCTGAATTCGGCCACTACTGTGCTCCCAACAGCCTCAATTTCTTTGGAGGCGCGGCTCAGGTCGATGTGGGCGATTACCGGATTCAGTTCACGAGCCAAAATCAGACGAACTACAGGGTGCAGGCCGATCCGCAGACGGTACGGCAGAGTTTTGCGAGAAACTCAAAGTACGGCGGCTGGATCAGTATCAACCAAAACGGGGATCGGGACCACCAGCCCGGCGGGCAAAACAGGTGGCCGTAG
- a CDS encoding pilin, with protein sequence MKNRKGFTLIELMIVVAIIGILAAIAIPMYRTQQIKAKMTEGTRAVSTVSSAIGDYYQDEETWPPACGSVAAINNTLGVGVSTTRYVSAMSTNASGVITVTFQNIANDVNGNSLTLTPSVNANGSIDWNWGSVGLPQKYVPKE encoded by the coding sequence ATGAAGAACAGAAAAGGTTTCACTCTCATCGAATTGATGATCGTCGTGGCCATCATCGGGATCCTCGCTGCAATCGCGATCCCCATGTATCGGACCCAGCAGATCAAGGCGAAAATGACAGAGGGCACCAGGGCGGTGAGTACGGTGTCATCTGCCATCGGGGACTACTACCAGGACGAGGAGACATGGCCGCCCGCATGCGGAAGTGTTGCGGCGATCAACAACACCCTGGGTGTCGGTGTCAGCACCACACGCTACGTTTCAGCAATGTCCACGAATGCTTCCGGGGTCATCACAGTCACGTTCCAGAATATCGCGAATGATGTGAACGGTAACTCCCTCACCTTGACACCGAGCGTGAATGCCAACGGTTCCATCGACTGGAATTGGGGCAGTGTCGGCCTGCCACAGAAGTACGTACCCAAGGAGTAG
- a CDS encoding PBP1A family penicillin-binding protein — MKKRSLLKKALFAALYLALGLVAVCVFTVSGVYMYFARGLPQIETLKDYRPKIISTVYALNGEVIGEFFEERRIVVPIDEIPQFLIDAFVAAEDSRFFEHKGLDYQAIVRALLKNIEAGEIVQGGSTITQQVARSLLLSNERSWSRKIREAILAARIERYLSKREILHLYLNQIYLGHGAYGVEAAAENYFGKKVTDLNLAEAAVLAGLPRAPSKNSPYDYPENARKRQIYVLQRMEEDGYITHDAAEEALATKLEIKARRSRFLEVAPYFTEYVRQILEKKYGRRTLYTEGLKIYTSLNVDMQKAADRAVSEGLRALDKRQGYRGPERHLSKDEIPEFLDRIERGLGGSSPAEAKEYLGVVTGLAPESVEVMVGHYQGRLALQDMLWARKPDPKVAYNTVRVKKPGDVLKKGDVIRVRVKGVDDKGMLSFALEQIPKVQGALISMEIKTGYVVALVGGRDFRESQFNRAIQARRQPGSAFKPIVYAAAIDHGYTPATIIVDSPIIYDATQDYDAWKPKNYEERFYGPTTLRNALAKSRNVITVKIAQDLGVDYLIDYAKRLNLQGPFNRDLSMALGSSGVSLIDLTKTYAVFANQGREVRPIFIRKVVDRDGKILEQNLPPITAGEEDNPEREGSPSAKKAAESGRSRPGTAAALDEDFTGDDRSRKSRQLISPETAYIMTNLLEGVVQNGTGWRVKALKRPCAGKTGTTDSLYDAWFIGYTPTLIAGVWVGFDEEASMGKYETGSRAASPIWLAYMREVLKDRPIKDFTVPQGIVFKRIDPKTGLLALSNEDGAIFECFKEGTAPTAYAKKPTAGQSTDFFKFDLDSSAQQ, encoded by the coding sequence ATGAAGAAAAGGTCCTTGCTGAAAAAGGCTCTTTTTGCGGCGCTCTATCTGGCTCTGGGCCTGGTTGCCGTCTGTGTGTTCACCGTCTCCGGAGTCTACATGTACTTTGCCCGGGGCTTGCCCCAGATAGAGACGCTGAAGGATTACCGTCCCAAGATCATATCAACGGTCTATGCCCTCAATGGGGAGGTGATAGGTGAGTTCTTCGAGGAAAGGCGGATCGTCGTACCCATCGACGAGATACCTCAGTTCCTCATCGACGCTTTTGTGGCTGCCGAGGATTCCCGGTTTTTCGAACACAAGGGTCTCGACTACCAGGCGATTGTCAGGGCGCTCCTCAAGAATATCGAGGCCGGCGAAATCGTTCAGGGAGGAAGCACCATCACCCAGCAGGTCGCCAGATCCCTGCTCCTCTCAAACGAACGGAGTTGGTCGAGAAAGATCCGCGAGGCCATCCTGGCGGCTCGCATCGAAAGATACCTTTCAAAAAGGGAAATCCTCCATCTCTATTTGAACCAGATCTACCTCGGCCATGGGGCCTACGGTGTCGAAGCAGCAGCGGAGAACTACTTCGGCAAGAAAGTGACCGACCTCAATCTCGCCGAGGCGGCAGTCTTGGCTGGGCTGCCGAGAGCTCCCTCCAAGAACTCCCCTTACGACTACCCCGAGAATGCGCGGAAGAGGCAGATCTATGTGCTGCAACGGATGGAGGAGGACGGGTACATCACCCATGATGCGGCTGAGGAGGCTCTGGCGACAAAGCTCGAAATCAAGGCGAGGAGAAGCCGTTTTCTTGAGGTAGCCCCTTACTTCACCGAGTACGTTCGTCAGATCCTGGAAAAGAAGTACGGACGTCGGACCCTCTATACAGAGGGGCTCAAGATCTACACCAGCTTGAACGTGGATATGCAGAAGGCAGCCGATAGAGCGGTCTCCGAGGGGCTCCGTGCCCTTGACAAGCGCCAGGGATATAGAGGACCCGAGAGGCACCTTTCAAAAGACGAGATCCCGGAGTTTCTGGACAGAATTGAACGGGGGCTCGGGGGTTCATCGCCTGCTGAGGCGAAGGAATACCTGGGGGTGGTCACGGGCCTCGCCCCAGAGTCCGTTGAGGTCATGGTAGGACATTACCAGGGCCGCCTTGCACTTCAAGACATGTTATGGGCACGAAAGCCCGACCCCAAGGTCGCGTACAACACCGTCAGGGTCAAGAAACCTGGCGACGTTCTCAAGAAAGGGGATGTGATCAGAGTAAGGGTCAAGGGGGTGGATGATAAAGGTATGCTGAGTTTTGCCTTGGAACAAATTCCAAAGGTCCAGGGAGCCCTCATCAGCATGGAGATCAAGACTGGCTATGTTGTGGCCCTTGTGGGGGGGCGGGACTTCCGAGAGAGCCAGTTCAACAGGGCCATCCAGGCCAGGCGGCAACCCGGATCCGCCTTCAAACCGATCGTTTACGCGGCAGCCATAGATCATGGATATACACCTGCCACGATTATTGTCGATTCGCCCATCATCTACGATGCAACTCAGGATTACGACGCCTGGAAGCCCAAGAACTATGAAGAGAGGTTCTACGGCCCCACAACACTCCGGAACGCCCTCGCCAAGTCGAGAAACGTCATTACCGTAAAGATCGCCCAGGATCTCGGTGTTGACTATTTGATCGATTATGCCAAGCGGCTGAATCTCCAAGGCCCTTTCAACCGGGATCTCTCCATGGCCCTGGGTTCTTCGGGGGTCTCTCTCATCGATCTGACAAAGACCTATGCGGTTTTTGCCAACCAGGGGCGAGAGGTCAGGCCTATCTTTATCCGGAAGGTCGTTGATCGTGACGGGAAAATCCTTGAGCAAAACCTGCCACCCATTACTGCCGGAGAGGAAGACAACCCGGAAAGGGAGGGGAGTCCCTCAGCGAAGAAAGCTGCCGAATCCGGCCGCTCTCGGCCAGGAACAGCGGCAGCCCTGGACGAGGACTTCACCGGCGATGATCGATCAAGAAAGAGCCGCCAACTCATCAGCCCGGAGACGGCCTACATCATGACGAATCTGTTAGAAGGCGTGGTGCAAAACGGAACGGGGTGGAGGGTGAAAGCCTTGAAGAGGCCCTGTGCCGGCAAGACCGGAACGACCGACAGCCTCTACGACGCGTGGTTCATAGGGTACACCCCTACTCTCATAGCCGGTGTCTGGGTTGGCTTTGACGAGGAGGCTTCCATGGGGAAGTATGAAACCGGTTCCCGGGCAGCCAGTCCGATCTGGCTGGCCTATATGCGGGAGGTCCTCAAGGACAGGCCGATCAAGGATTTCACCGTTCCTCAGGGTATTGTTTTCAAGAGGATCGATCCGAAAACCGGCCTCCTCGCTCTCTCAAACGAGGACGGTGCCATATTTGAGTGCTTCAAAGAAGGCACCGCTCCCACCGCCTATGCGAAGAAACCCACCGCAGGGCAATCAACGGATTTCTTCAAATTCGATCTCGATTCTTCTGCCCAGCAATAA
- a CDS encoding VWA domain-containing protein, with translation MVEKVRPSKQTEAVDRLWQKVRRKHLFPEIPKPRVGQIHGNVAMEMKNKQITLSGDFLDRLGEKMETEEVLEALLDHGVGHHSYCPWDFKTHLTIYAEAKRVVGDKDLAKRAAGCFMDVVVDTNCVKRNETTLPRLYRNMERGLLEEVIFSLYEKIWGIDLGSRGDPKTVRRLSRIPYLDRGRWPESVHRFTRVIKQLLEEEQREQSQEKGKERENMMGGHDLSSFSPEEVDQGLRDFAKEARGLKEFREVVEDFEGELTDLGYGTEGGMGRGRGGLIDADILYYMKLAENYSIPIRKKCLEKRGYMHPHSHSPWEVGKPVQDIDVWTSFGKIMPGITQTWKKHWGKTFGDQESTPDCIILIDSSGSMINPRKNLSYAVLGAACATDAYLRNGARVGAYNFSDAPMGNRIVLDFASEREVIYRVLCKYFGGGTALNLKDLEPLMKGAQNPDIFLITDMKITNLGKIITYLSGIKNRVTAVYIGESNYAHRFTKAMADKGNVSIFNVTRKEDIPKIVLGKIREYFGGTI, from the coding sequence ATGGTGGAGAAAGTGAGACCCTCGAAGCAGACTGAAGCTGTTGATCGACTCTGGCAAAAGGTCAGGAGAAAGCATCTCTTCCCGGAGATTCCCAAGCCGAGAGTTGGGCAAATCCATGGCAACGTTGCCATGGAGATGAAGAACAAACAGATCACCCTGAGCGGAGATTTCCTTGACCGCCTGGGTGAGAAGATGGAAACAGAGGAGGTCCTCGAGGCGCTGCTCGATCACGGTGTCGGTCACCATTCTTACTGCCCGTGGGATTTCAAGACCCACCTTACTATTTACGCCGAGGCCAAGAGGGTTGTGGGAGACAAAGACCTGGCAAAACGGGCTGCCGGCTGTTTCATGGATGTGGTAGTGGATACCAACTGTGTGAAAAGGAATGAGACCACTCTTCCCAGACTGTACAGAAACATGGAGAGGGGCCTCCTTGAGGAGGTGATATTTTCCCTTTACGAGAAAATCTGGGGCATCGACCTGGGCTCGCGAGGCGATCCCAAGACCGTGCGGCGGCTCTCGCGAATCCCCTATCTCGACAGAGGGAGATGGCCTGAGAGTGTCCATAGGTTCACCCGTGTTATCAAACAGCTCCTCGAAGAAGAGCAGCGAGAGCAGTCTCAGGAGAAGGGAAAGGAGCGGGAGAACATGATGGGCGGTCACGACCTGTCCAGCTTTTCCCCTGAGGAGGTTGATCAAGGCCTGAGAGACTTCGCAAAGGAGGCCCGTGGGTTGAAGGAATTCAGGGAGGTGGTCGAGGATTTCGAGGGAGAGCTTACGGATCTGGGATACGGGACAGAAGGAGGAATGGGCCGTGGACGGGGAGGGCTCATCGATGCGGATATCCTCTACTACATGAAATTGGCCGAAAACTATTCCATCCCTATCCGGAAGAAGTGCCTGGAGAAACGGGGTTACATGCATCCCCATTCCCACAGCCCGTGGGAGGTGGGAAAGCCCGTTCAGGACATAGACGTATGGACGAGTTTCGGGAAGATCATGCCCGGTATTACCCAGACCTGGAAGAAGCATTGGGGCAAGACGTTCGGTGACCAGGAGAGTACACCGGACTGCATTATTCTGATCGATTCTTCGGGCAGTATGATTAATCCCAGGAAAAACCTCTCTTACGCGGTTTTGGGGGCGGCTTGTGCCACAGATGCCTATCTGAGGAATGGGGCCAGGGTGGGTGCCTACAATTTCAGTGATGCTCCCATGGGTAACCGGATCGTGCTCGACTTCGCCTCTGAGAGGGAGGTTATCTATCGGGTCTTGTGCAAGTATTTTGGCGGTGGAACCGCGCTCAACCTGAAGGATCTCGAGCCGCTCATGAAAGGGGCTCAAAACCCCGACATCTTCTTGATCACCGACATGAAGATCACCAATCTCGGCAAGATCATCACCTACCTTTCGGGGATCAAGAACCGCGTCACCGCTGTGTATATCGGAGAGAGCAACTACGCCCACAGGTTCACCAAAGCCATGGCAGACAAGGGCAATGTGAGCATCTTCAATGTGACCCGAAAGGAGGATATCCCCAAGATCGTCCTCGGAAAGATCAGGGAGTATTTCGGGGGAACCATATGA
- a CDS encoding phospholipid carrier-dependent glycosyltransferase gives MMESILITLSIFSSGLGYGRLVLGKWFRGHLLIRLGVGLWIIAHLVLLLGVTSLLYRVCLLLVLLPGIAFFLFWIFQIHTEGGLAERIKQTLPRGWLEWSMVIPPLCLVVLAMGGALTPPTARDSLVYHLALPKLYLESHQWVEVPQNVYGYFPGLMEALYTIALGLGSPYPALVHAGFGIACLAATFFLGGVLGLRREICLLSVCALAATATLWAEMTWAYVDLANAFYWTLVVLCFLRWQNDRQRRWLLLLGFFMGAANGCKYTSLILLMVVPLGLLIELRKSTYQGWNKTISTVAVPLVTALVLALPWWARNLVLTGNPVYPFFWGLFPSSSPGWDAERAGLYQIMLAQYGGAHKGILDYVVAPVRVFLAARFDSVSRYDGELNAFCLLAWLLLLVRREKRGRPGEILLGLSLVYLAYWSSTSQQARFLLPILPVMAVLGGFFVQIFLAGVAERITTPVITRRRIENLAVSCILVATLFNGRGIVALWHRGRYLDHLLGRESTDRYLLERLPYYGMYRYINRELPKHAVLLMVKTGNRGYYLERSYFSDAVFEAYTFTGILANSDSAAEVARTCHQRGWTHLLIRLRSFLEEQGPLMPRADLERFGAFLRGYCLLLKKDRGFWLFMIENVPVAAEKPGQME, from the coding sequence ATGATGGAGAGTATCCTAATAACCCTTTCGATCTTCTCGAGCGGCCTCGGATACGGACGCCTGGTCCTCGGGAAGTGGTTTCGAGGGCACCTGTTGATCCGCCTGGGTGTTGGGCTTTGGATCATCGCCCATCTTGTACTTCTTCTGGGAGTCACCTCTCTTCTTTACAGAGTCTGTCTTCTTCTCGTTCTCCTACCCGGCATAGCCTTTTTTTTGTTCTGGATATTCCAAATTCACACGGAGGGTGGGCTTGCCGAGAGGATCAAGCAGACGTTGCCGAGGGGCTGGCTAGAATGGTCCATGGTGATTCCTCCGCTCTGCCTCGTTGTTCTGGCCATGGGTGGTGCCCTCACTCCACCAACTGCCCGAGACAGCCTCGTCTATCACCTCGCCCTGCCCAAACTCTACCTGGAGTCTCACCAGTGGGTGGAAGTACCGCAGAACGTTTACGGATATTTCCCGGGCCTCATGGAAGCCCTCTACACCATCGCCTTGGGACTCGGCAGCCCTTATCCGGCCTTGGTCCATGCCGGCTTCGGCATTGCCTGTCTGGCGGCGACGTTTTTTCTTGGAGGCGTCCTGGGACTCAGACGGGAGATATGCCTCTTGTCTGTCTGTGCCCTGGCGGCCACAGCGACTCTCTGGGCAGAGATGACCTGGGCCTACGTCGATCTCGCCAATGCCTTCTACTGGACACTCGTCGTCCTCTGTTTTCTCCGCTGGCAAAATGACAGGCAGAGACGCTGGCTGCTCCTTCTGGGGTTTTTCATGGGAGCGGCAAACGGATGCAAATATACCAGCCTGATCCTCCTCATGGTTGTCCCTCTAGGCCTGCTGATTGAATTGAGAAAATCGACGTACCAGGGCTGGAACAAGACGATTTCGACGGTAGCCGTGCCACTTGTCACGGCCCTGGTTCTAGCTTTGCCATGGTGGGCGAGAAACCTGGTTCTAACCGGCAACCCCGTCTACCCCTTTTTCTGGGGTCTGTTCCCGTCCTCCTCTCCGGGCTGGGACGCTGAGCGGGCCGGGCTTTATCAGATAATGCTGGCCCAGTACGGCGGCGCACACAAAGGCATACTCGACTATGTGGTTGCGCCGGTACGGGTCTTTTTGGCCGCCAGATTCGACTCCGTCAGCCGATATGACGGCGAGCTGAATGCCTTTTGCCTCCTCGCTTGGCTCCTCCTGCTTGTAAGAAGAGAGAAGAGAGGCAGACCGGGGGAGATCCTTCTCGGATTGAGCCTGGTCTATCTTGCCTACTGGTCGTCGACTTCGCAACAGGCCAGGTTCCTTCTGCCTATTCTGCCCGTCATGGCAGTACTGGGAGGTTTTTTTGTTCAGATCTTCCTGGCGGGGGTTGCAGAAAGAATCACCACCCCGGTCATTACCAGGAGGCGAATCGAAAACCTCGCGGTTTCGTGCATCCTTGTCGCCACTCTGTTCAACGGCCGAGGGATTGTCGCCCTCTGGCACAGGGGGAGATACCTCGATCATCTGCTAGGCAGGGAATCCACCGACAGATACCTCCTCGAGAGGCTCCCATACTATGGGATGTATCGGTACATAAACCGCGAACTCCCAAAACACGCCGTTTTATTGATGGTCAAGACCGGCAATCGCGGCTACTATCTCGAGCGTTCCTATTTTTCCGATGCCGTTTTTGAGGCTTATACGTTCACTGGGATCCTCGCGAATTCAGATTCGGCCGCTGAAGTGGCCAGAACATGCCACCAGAGAGGCTGGACCCATCTGCTCATCAGGCTTCGCTCTTTTCTGGAAGAACAGGGTCCTCTCATGCCCCGGGCCGACCTGGAACGCTTTGGTGCCTTCCTGCGCGGTTACTGCCTTCTGCTCAAGAAGGACCGGGGCTTCTGGCTCTTTATGATAGAGAATGTCCCCGTGGCAGCCGAGAAGCCCGGCCAGATGGAGTAA
- a CDS encoding glycosyltransferase family 2 protein has product MRLSIIIPVCNERPFISQVLRRIGKVRLRGVEKEIIVVDDFSTDGTREFLHQLAHAQEESDLVDLGLMESGGKLDFADMKILFQEKNRGKGAALRRGFAEARGDVVVVQDADLEYDPTEYRKLLEPIQQGMADVVYGSRFLGGPHRVLYFWHYVGNKFLTILSNMFSNLNLTDIETCYKMFRREVLEGVEIKENRFGVEPELTAKIAKKRWRVYEVPISYYGRTYAEGKKICWKDGLKAVYCIIRYNLLP; this is encoded by the coding sequence ATGAGACTTTCGATCATAATTCCGGTCTGTAATGAGCGTCCCTTTATATCCCAGGTACTCCGGCGGATAGGGAAGGTTCGCCTAAGAGGGGTCGAGAAAGAGATCATTGTCGTTGACGATTTCTCCACCGATGGAACAAGGGAGTTCCTGCATCAACTGGCCCATGCACAAGAGGAATCCGATCTGGTGGACCTGGGCCTGATGGAATCAGGCGGGAAACTCGATTTTGCCGATATGAAGATTCTCTTTCAGGAGAAAAACCGCGGAAAAGGAGCAGCCCTCCGCCGGGGATTTGCCGAAGCACGGGGAGATGTCGTAGTGGTACAGGATGCAGACCTCGAATACGACCCCACGGAATACAGGAAGCTCTTGGAGCCGATTCAGCAAGGTATGGCAGACGTGGTGTACGGCTCCAGATTTCTCGGCGGCCCGCACCGTGTATTGTATTTTTGGCATTACGTGGGCAACAAATTCCTGACCATCCTCTCAAACATGTTCTCCAACCTGAATCTCACCGACATAGAGACCTGTTACAAAATGTTTCGCAGAGAGGTACTGGAAGGTGTCGAGATCAAGGAGAACCGATTCGGAGTCGAACCCGAGCTAACAGCAAAGATTGCAAAAAAACGATGGCGAGTCTACGAGGTCCCGATTTCCTACTACGGCCGTACTTACGCGGAGGGCAAGAAAATCTGTTGGAAAGACGGGCTCAAAGCGGTTTATTGTATCATCCGTTACAACCTACTCCCCTGA
- a CDS encoding AAA family ATPase codes for MEPRGEILALTSSKGGVGKTHLAVSLSAAMAKRHARVLLIDTDLGNGIISDRLGFYPRYNLADFFSREKPLEDLIEQTPYGFFLVGGDRGNFLMANLNYLQKMRFLKNFIRISKGFDFVVLDLASGISRQMVDFALLADRTVVVACSNDLVSAYGSVRACFSRFKQLESRLSKRIKGYRTRRFFRPLILVNQVSDFHEGKAAFEALETAVESRLGRDGSPFRVRIDYLGTVFHDPGVFKKSEERRCPVSTASIYSKVAFCIDSMARTICDPGSFQGFDGDKRLQYTFQILMEQKDRVRKELARRVMSLYPVKARIRHPQQSVSP; via the coding sequence ATGGAGCCGAGGGGAGAGATTCTCGCATTGACATCCAGCAAGGGTGGGGTCGGGAAGACCCATTTGGCGGTCAGCCTGTCAGCGGCAATGGCCAAGAGGCATGCCCGCGTGCTTCTTATTGACACGGATCTGGGCAATGGAATCATCTCGGACCGACTTGGATTCTATCCCAGGTACAATCTGGCCGATTTCTTTTCCAGAGAAAAGCCCTTGGAGGATCTCATCGAACAGACTCCATACGGGTTTTTTTTGGTTGGCGGTGACCGGGGCAATTTCCTTATGGCCAATCTCAATTACCTGCAGAAGATGCGGTTCTTAAAGAACTTCATCAGGATCAGCAAGGGTTTCGACTTTGTGGTCCTCGACCTCGCCTCGGGTATTTCGCGCCAGATGGTCGATTTCGCCCTGCTGGCGGACAGGACCGTGGTGGTGGCTTGTTCGAACGACCTTGTCAGTGCCTACGGCTCTGTGCGGGCGTGTTTTTCCCGGTTCAAGCAGTTGGAGAGCCGGCTGTCAAAGCGAATCAAGGGCTACAGGACGAGGCGATTCTTCAGACCTCTCATCCTCGTGAACCAGGTGTCAGACTTCCACGAGGGTAAGGCCGCCTTCGAAGCGCTCGAAACGGCCGTGGAGAGCAGGCTCGGCCGTGACGGTAGTCCATTCCGAGTCAGAATCGATTACCTGGGTACCGTCTTCCACGACCCCGGTGTCTTCAAGAAATCCGAAGAGAGGCGCTGTCCGGTGTCGACAGCATCTATCTATTCAAAGGTGGCCTTCTGCATTGATTCCATGGCCCGGACCATTTGTGACCCAGGTTCGTTTCAGGGGTTCGACGGAGACAAACGCCTCCAATACACGTTTCAGATTCTTATGGAGCAGAAGGACAGGGTAAGAAAGGAGTTGGCAAGAAGGGTCATGAGTCTCTACCCAGTAAAAGCCCGGATCCGCCATCCTCAGCAGTCCGTCTCCCCATAA